A DNA window from Longimicrobium sp. contains the following coding sequences:
- a CDS encoding flavin reductase family protein: protein MTRRPIVAAIRTRDEEPEPEGELRLDDFREALACWTSGVAVLAVRDDDDVVAMTVSAFTSLSLRPPLVLVCVDEQAALLPSLEDAGRFTVSFLAEDQRRLALSYADRFPFDQAISAAQADPVLPGALAALVCSVAEMHPGGDHRIVIGRVERAEIGRDAPPLVHHRREYRTLG from the coding sequence ATGACCCGCCGCCCCATCGTGGCCGCGATCCGCACGCGCGACGAGGAGCCGGAGCCCGAGGGCGAGCTCCGGCTGGACGACTTCCGCGAGGCGCTGGCGTGCTGGACCAGCGGCGTCGCCGTCCTGGCCGTGCGCGACGACGACGACGTGGTGGCCATGACGGTGAGCGCGTTCACCTCGCTGTCGCTGCGGCCGCCGCTGGTGCTGGTGTGCGTGGACGAGCAGGCGGCGCTCCTCCCGTCGCTCGAGGACGCCGGCCGGTTCACCGTCTCCTTCCTCGCCGAGGACCAGCGCCGCCTGGCCCTCAGCTACGCCGACCGCTTCCCGTTCGACCAGGCGATCTCCGCGGCACAGGCCGACCCCGTGCTCCCCGGCGCGCTCGCGGCCCTCGTCTGCTCGGTGGCGGAGATGCACCCCGGCGGCGACCACCGCATCGTCATCGGCCGCGTCGAGCGCGCGGAGATCGGCCGCGACGCGCCGCCGCTCGTCCACCACCGCCGCGAGTACCGCACGCTGGGGTGA
- a CDS encoding FKBP-type peptidyl-prolyl cis-trans isomerase → MTTTPSGLQYRDDVVGTGAEAKSGNHVVVHYTGTLQDGKKFDSSRDRGQPFHFPLGAGHVIRGWDEGVAGMKVGGRRTLVIPAELGYGARAVGPIPPNSTLVFDVELLDVHGSH, encoded by the coding sequence ATGACGACGACCCCCTCGGGGCTGCAGTACCGCGACGACGTGGTGGGCACCGGCGCCGAGGCGAAGTCCGGCAACCACGTGGTGGTGCACTACACGGGAACGCTGCAGGACGGCAAGAAGTTCGACAGCAGCCGCGACCGCGGGCAGCCGTTCCACTTTCCGCTGGGCGCCGGCCACGTCATCCGCGGGTGGGACGAAGGCGTGGCGGGGATGAAGGTGGGCGGCCGCCGCACGCTGGTGATCCCCGCCGAACTGGGGTACGGCGCCCGCGCGGTGGGGCCCATCCCTCCCAACTCCACCCTGGTGTTCGACGTGGAGCTGCTGGACGTGCACGGCTCGCACTGA
- a CDS encoding NYN domain-containing protein encodes MGQTAIFVDGGYFDRVSRDCGSPRIDFGKLATELSRPDDLLRTYYYHCLPYMSPVPTPEEEERYAGKQRFFSALNRLNRFEVREGKLEYRGTDRESNRPIFEQKRVDIYLGVDLVMLAVKQRIHRAILITGDSDFLPAIRAAKNEGVLIHLFHGTGPQQPHRDLWEEADDRTVITPDLLNTFLLSERPQQEPRGEGGGFERHDRGERPERPERTVFERGERPVRTPRPTYTSPSSYARETYPSGRGWPEGLPVVDEDEEA; translated from the coding sequence ATGGGTCAAACCGCGATCTTCGTGGACGGCGGTTACTTCGACCGCGTGTCGCGCGACTGCGGCTCGCCGCGCATCGACTTCGGGAAGCTGGCCACCGAGCTGTCGCGCCCCGACGACCTGCTTCGCACCTACTACTACCACTGCCTCCCGTACATGAGCCCGGTGCCCACGCCGGAAGAGGAGGAGCGGTACGCCGGAAAGCAGCGGTTCTTCAGCGCGCTGAACCGCCTGAACCGCTTCGAGGTGCGCGAGGGCAAGCTGGAGTACCGCGGCACCGACCGCGAGAGCAACCGCCCCATCTTCGAGCAGAAGCGCGTCGACATCTACCTGGGCGTGGACCTGGTGATGCTGGCGGTGAAGCAGCGGATCCACCGCGCCATCCTGATCACCGGCGACAGCGACTTCCTGCCGGCCATCCGCGCGGCCAAGAACGAGGGCGTGCTGATCCACCTGTTCCACGGCACCGGCCCGCAGCAGCCGCACCGCGACCTGTGGGAAGAGGCCGACGACCGCACGGTCATCACGCCGGACCTGCTGAACACCTTCCTCCTGTCCGAGCGGCCGCAGCAGGAGCCGCGCGGCGAGGGCGGCGGGTTCGAGCGCCACGACCGCGGCGAGCGCCCGGAGCGCCCCGAGCGCACCGTGTTCGAGCGCGGCGAGCGCCCGGTTCGCACGCCGCGGCCCACGTACACCAGCCCGTCCAGCTACGCCCGCGAGACATATCCCAGCGGGCGCGGCTGGCCCGAGGGGCTGCCGGTGGTCGACGAGGACGAGGAAGCGTAA
- a CDS encoding amidohydrolase family protein yields the protein MVAHHQHLLSPALAARSAARSQLPAVDVPAELARVLAGRAAAWNDSLALARVYAPDAVVLDPESGRWLRGSTAASFMARLFARPYTITPVSVAVQGSAAHVAGYYTRPVEGRPWHFGQVLLALRKGDYGAWRVAAETATFPADATPSQVTADQLIAQMDAAGVRRAVVLSLGYSWGSPLAPPVDDEYGKVRAENDWTAREVARYPDRLVAFCGVNPLKEYAVREMERCSRDLHMRGLKLHFGNSGVNVLNPEHVARVREVFRAANRLGMPIVAHLWTRDPSYGAAHSRIFLEQILPEAPDVVVQVAHMTDAGPGYEADAAMAPLAEAVAAGDPRTRNLYFDVASNVTITSPDRELEQLVRRIRQIGPRRILWGSDGGWGGNPPLRQSWGAFHGMLPLTEAEFRIIAGNVAPYLR from the coding sequence GTGGTGGCACATCACCAGCACCTGCTGAGTCCCGCGCTCGCGGCGCGGTCCGCGGCCCGGTCGCAGCTCCCCGCCGTGGACGTTCCCGCGGAGCTGGCGCGCGTGCTGGCGGGCCGGGCGGCCGCGTGGAACGACTCGCTCGCGCTGGCGCGGGTCTACGCGCCGGACGCCGTCGTCCTCGATCCGGAGAGCGGGCGCTGGCTGCGTGGCTCCACCGCGGCATCGTTCATGGCGCGATTGTTCGCGCGGCCGTACACCATCACCCCCGTTTCGGTTGCGGTGCAGGGCTCCGCGGCGCACGTGGCGGGCTACTACACGCGGCCGGTGGAGGGGCGGCCGTGGCACTTCGGCCAGGTGCTGCTCGCGCTGCGGAAGGGCGACTACGGCGCGTGGCGCGTCGCCGCGGAGACGGCCACCTTCCCGGCCGACGCCACGCCATCGCAGGTGACGGCGGACCAGCTGATCGCGCAGATGGACGCGGCCGGAGTGCGGCGCGCGGTGGTGCTCTCGCTCGGCTACTCGTGGGGGAGCCCGCTGGCGCCGCCGGTGGACGACGAGTACGGGAAGGTGCGGGCGGAGAACGACTGGACGGCGCGCGAGGTGGCGCGGTATCCGGACCGGCTGGTGGCGTTCTGCGGCGTGAACCCGCTGAAGGAGTACGCGGTGCGGGAGATGGAGCGCTGCTCGCGCGACCTGCACATGCGCGGGCTGAAGCTGCACTTCGGCAACTCGGGGGTGAACGTGCTGAACCCCGAGCACGTGGCCAGGGTGCGCGAGGTGTTCCGCGCGGCCAACCGCCTGGGGATGCCCATCGTGGCGCACCTGTGGACGCGCGACCCGTCGTACGGCGCCGCGCATTCGCGGATCTTCCTGGAGCAGATCCTTCCCGAGGCGCCCGACGTGGTGGTGCAGGTGGCGCACATGACCGACGCGGGCCCCGGCTACGAGGCCGACGCCGCGATGGCGCCGCTGGCCGAGGCCGTGGCCGCGGGCGACCCGCGCACCCGCAACCTGTACTTCGACGTGGCCTCGAACGTGACCATCACCAGCCCGGACCGGGAGCTCGAGCAGCTGGTGCGCCGCATCCGGCAGATCGGCCCGCGGCGCATCCTCTGGGGCTCGGACGGCGGCTGGGGCGGCAACCCGCCGCTGCGCCAGTCGTGGGGCGCGTTCCACGGCATGCTCCCGCTCACCGAGGCCGAGTTCCGCATCATCGCCGGCAACGTCGCGCCATACCTGCGGTGA